Proteins from a genomic interval of Leifsonia shinshuensis:
- a CDS encoding MFS transporter yields MTSDRPAPRLSAALVAVALVVAVVGSLGAPLITSVATTLRVPLAAAQWTLTVTLFAGAIAGPLLGRLGAGPLRRVTLLGSLAVVVLGGVLTALPLPGGAGAAFGVLVAGRGLQGLGLGAVALLMSVARTELPEARSASTIAALSVASTVGIGVGYPLVGLIDQLAGLRAAYAFGLVLSVASLVVAWRSIPRDAPGPTPRLDIAGAVLLGLGTLGVLLVVAEPAVWTPPIVGAAILALSALVLAAWAVVELRVPAPLADLRLLGRPAVLRANSAMLVSGVGMYLIFSLLTRFLQTPAGSGYGFALPGVAAGAALIPFSALGFVAGRVAPRMVPRTGARGVFALSAAAVAAAAVLLAVGTGSLAAVLLAMTVLGFGVGGVSAVMPRLVLEGVPAAETASVLSINQIVRSVGFSIGSALAGLLLAAATPAGALVPPAGGYVVASLWVLPLLAVGTLIVAVRR; encoded by the coding sequence ATGACCTCCGACCGGCCCGCGCCGCGGCTCAGCGCCGCGCTCGTCGCCGTCGCCCTCGTCGTCGCCGTGGTCGGGAGCCTGGGCGCCCCGCTGATCACCTCCGTCGCGACCACCCTGCGGGTGCCGCTCGCGGCCGCTCAGTGGACGCTCACCGTCACGCTCTTCGCCGGCGCGATCGCCGGGCCGCTGCTCGGCAGGCTCGGCGCCGGTCCGCTTCGCCGGGTCACGCTGCTCGGCTCGCTCGCCGTCGTCGTGCTGGGCGGGGTCCTCACGGCGCTCCCGCTGCCGGGCGGCGCCGGCGCGGCGTTCGGGGTGCTCGTCGCCGGACGCGGGCTCCAGGGGCTCGGCCTCGGCGCCGTCGCGCTGCTGATGAGCGTCGCCCGGACCGAGCTGCCGGAGGCGCGCTCGGCGAGCACCATCGCGGCGCTGTCGGTGGCGTCCACCGTCGGCATCGGCGTCGGCTATCCGCTGGTCGGACTCATCGACCAGCTCGCGGGCCTCCGCGCGGCGTACGCGTTCGGACTGGTCCTCTCGGTCGCCTCCCTCGTGGTCGCATGGCGGAGCATCCCGCGCGACGCCCCCGGTCCGACGCCGCGGCTCGACATCGCGGGGGCCGTGCTGCTCGGCCTCGGGACGCTGGGCGTGCTGCTGGTCGTGGCGGAGCCCGCGGTCTGGACTCCGCCGATCGTCGGCGCGGCCATCCTCGCCCTCTCCGCGCTCGTGCTCGCCGCGTGGGCGGTCGTCGAGTTGCGCGTCCCTGCGCCGCTGGCCGACCTCCGGCTGCTCGGGAGGCCGGCCGTGCTCCGGGCGAACTCCGCGATGCTCGTCTCCGGCGTCGGGATGTATCTGATCTTCAGCCTGCTCACCCGCTTCCTGCAGACCCCGGCCGGCTCCGGCTACGGGTTCGCGCTTCCCGGCGTCGCGGCAGGAGCCGCGCTCATCCCGTTCTCGGCCCTGGGGTTCGTCGCGGGACGTGTCGCCCCGCGGATGGTCCCGCGCACCGGCGCGCGCGGCGTCTTCGCGCTCTCCGCCGCCGCGGTCGCCGCGGCCGCCGTGCTGCTGGCGGTCGGCACCGGCTCGCTCGCCGCGGTGCTGCTGGCCATGACCGTCCTCGGCTTCGGCGTCGGCGGCGTCTCGGCGGTGATGCCGCGGCTCGTCCTGGAAGGCGTCCCCGCCGCCGAGACGGCGAGCGTGCTCTCGATCAACCAGATCGTCCGCAGCGTCGGCTTCAGCATCGGCAGCGCGCTGGCCGGCCTGCTGCTCGCGGCGGCGACGCCCGCCGGGGCGCTGGTGCCCCCGGCGGGCGGCTATGTCGTCGCGTCGCTCTGGGTGCTGCCGCTGCTCGCGGTCGGCACCCTCATCGTCGCGGTCAGGCGCTGA
- a CDS encoding APC family permease, with protein sequence MSAEPSSSAHLEDGEHLAVLGYEDSFNRSMTLWANFALGFTYLSPLVGVYSLFAVAMATGGPPSIWWILIVGAGQFLVSLVFGEVVSQYPIHGGIYPWARRLWGRRYAWMAAWVYIWAMIVTITAVASYGSGFLASLFGLPATKEVTFGLTVLLLVVALALNFTGTKTLATVARIGLSAELIGVIAVGLYLLIFQRKHPFSVFFDTMGVQGHGSYLFAFLGAALAGLFLFYGFEACGDVAEEVANPARRIPVAMMMTILVGGVSALFAFGGYILAAPDLAKIVAGKDVDPIPEILQSALGDVGAKIFLVVAVTAFLSCVLSLQAAASRLLFSFARDGMIPAHRWLSRVSPRTKVPVNALIVACSIPVLISLIVYLGPDGLITQVTAFAVLGIYVAFQSVVLASLRQRLKGWRPAGPFSLGRAGLVVNILALAYGIFAMILLAWPTSTGNWFNDWIVLIGLGIVAGAGLLYLFLARPDRASDAPAGDAIRVAELLRARRNGTTAPAASAEPAPATE encoded by the coding sequence ATGTCTGCAGAACCCTCGTCCTCGGCCCATCTGGAGGACGGCGAGCACCTCGCCGTCCTCGGGTACGAGGACTCCTTCAACCGGTCCATGACTCTGTGGGCCAACTTCGCTCTCGGCTTCACGTACCTCTCGCCGCTCGTCGGCGTGTACTCGCTGTTCGCGGTCGCGATGGCGACAGGGGGACCGCCCTCCATCTGGTGGATCCTCATCGTCGGAGCCGGCCAGTTCCTGGTCTCGCTCGTCTTCGGCGAGGTCGTCTCGCAGTACCCGATCCACGGCGGCATCTACCCGTGGGCGCGGCGGCTGTGGGGCCGGCGGTACGCGTGGATGGCGGCCTGGGTCTACATCTGGGCGATGATCGTCACCATCACCGCGGTGGCGTCGTACGGCAGCGGCTTCCTCGCGAGCCTGTTCGGCCTCCCCGCCACCAAGGAGGTCACCTTCGGGCTGACCGTGCTGCTGCTGGTGGTGGCGCTCGCGCTGAACTTCACCGGCACGAAGACGCTGGCGACCGTCGCGCGTATCGGACTGTCGGCGGAGCTGATCGGCGTCATCGCCGTCGGCCTCTACCTGCTGATCTTCCAGCGCAAGCACCCGTTCTCGGTGTTCTTCGACACGATGGGCGTGCAGGGCCACGGCTCCTACCTGTTCGCGTTCCTCGGCGCCGCGCTCGCCGGGCTGTTCCTCTTCTACGGCTTCGAGGCGTGCGGCGACGTCGCCGAGGAGGTCGCGAACCCGGCCCGGCGCATCCCGGTCGCCATGATGATGACGATCCTGGTCGGTGGCGTCTCCGCGCTGTTCGCGTTCGGCGGCTACATCCTGGCCGCGCCCGACCTGGCGAAGATCGTCGCGGGCAAAGACGTCGACCCGATCCCGGAGATCCTGCAGTCCGCCCTCGGCGACGTCGGCGCCAAGATCTTCCTCGTGGTCGCGGTCACCGCGTTCCTGTCCTGCGTGCTCAGCCTGCAGGCGGCCGCGAGCCGGCTGCTGTTCTCGTTCGCACGCGACGGGATGATCCCGGCGCACCGCTGGCTGTCGCGGGTGTCGCCGCGCACGAAGGTGCCGGTGAACGCGCTGATCGTGGCGTGCAGCATCCCGGTGCTGATCAGCCTGATCGTCTACCTCGGCCCGGACGGGCTGATCACCCAGGTGACCGCGTTCGCGGTGCTCGGCATCTACGTGGCGTTCCAGTCCGTGGTGCTCGCGTCGCTGCGGCAGCGGCTGAAGGGCTGGCGTCCCGCCGGGCCGTTCTCGCTGGGCCGCGCCGGGCTGGTCGTCAACATCCTGGCGCTGGCGTACGGCATCTTCGCGATGATCCTGCTCGCCTGGCCGACGAGCACGGGCAACTGGTTCAACGACTGGATCGTGCTGATCGGGCTCGGGATCGTCGCGGGAGCCGGGCTGCTGTACCTGTTCCTGGCGCGGCCGGACCGGGCGTCGGACGCCCCGGCGGGCGACGCCATCCGCGTGGCCGAGCTGCTGCGGGCGCGCCGGAACGGCACGACAGCCCCGGCCGCCTCCGCGGAGCCGGCCCCCGCCACCGAGTAA
- a CDS encoding aldehyde dehydrogenase family protein, with protein MGDVTTTVSVDAAAAAAASAALLPRTREERAGWLDALADALDADRAALVALAAEETHLSEARLDGEVTRTAAQLRFFAGVAREGGYLEATLDSPDASLIPPRPDLRRMLRPIGPVAVYTSSNFPFAFSVLGNDTASALAAGCPVIVKAHPGHPRLSRYTAELAQSVLPAGWFALVEGMDEGVALVQHPAVRAAGFTGSERGGRALFDLAASRPDPIPFYGELGSVNPVVVTRAAARERAAEIGAGLVGSFTRDAGQYCTKPGLVLVPSGEGVADAVTAALGSAPASRQLTDGMSAAYASAVQAFGADDAATVLLGRDEPGTSTPAVVLVDAAALLAEPEAFLEEHFGPVTVLVSYRDDELPELIAALRPSLTATIHRAAGEDVSGLAAALTPIAGRLLFDGWPTGVAIGWAQHHGGAWPATTASVHTSVGATAIRRWLTPIAYQDAPQDVLPPELRDGNPLAIPRRES; from the coding sequence ATGGGCGACGTCACGACCACCGTGTCGGTCGACGCCGCGGCCGCGGCCGCCGCCTCTGCCGCGCTGCTCCCCCGGACGCGCGAGGAGCGCGCGGGCTGGCTCGACGCGCTCGCCGACGCCCTCGACGCCGACCGGGCCGCCCTGGTCGCGCTCGCCGCCGAGGAGACCCACCTCTCGGAGGCGCGCCTGGACGGCGAGGTCACCCGCACGGCCGCCCAGCTCCGCTTCTTCGCGGGCGTGGCGCGCGAGGGCGGCTACCTGGAGGCGACGCTCGACTCCCCCGACGCCTCGCTCATCCCGCCGCGCCCCGACCTCCGGCGGATGCTGCGGCCGATCGGCCCGGTGGCCGTGTACACGTCCTCGAACTTCCCGTTCGCGTTCTCCGTGCTCGGCAACGACACGGCGTCGGCGCTCGCCGCGGGCTGCCCGGTGATCGTCAAGGCGCACCCGGGCCATCCGCGGCTCTCCCGCTACACCGCCGAGCTCGCGCAGAGCGTGCTGCCCGCGGGCTGGTTCGCCCTCGTGGAGGGGATGGACGAGGGCGTCGCGCTCGTGCAGCACCCCGCCGTGCGCGCGGCCGGGTTCACCGGATCCGAGCGCGGCGGCCGAGCGCTGTTCGACCTCGCGGCCTCGCGGCCCGACCCCATCCCGTTCTACGGGGAGCTGGGCAGCGTCAACCCCGTCGTCGTCACCCGCGCCGCCGCTCGCGAGCGCGCGGCCGAGATCGGCGCGGGCCTCGTGGGCTCCTTCACGCGCGACGCGGGCCAGTACTGCACCAAGCCGGGACTGGTGCTCGTGCCGTCCGGCGAGGGCGTCGCCGACGCGGTGACCGCCGCGCTCGGCTCGGCCCCGGCATCCCGGCAGCTCACCGACGGGATGAGCGCGGCCTACGCCTCGGCCGTCCAGGCCTTCGGCGCGGACGACGCCGCGACGGTGCTGCTCGGCCGGGACGAGCCGGGCACGTCGACGCCCGCGGTCGTCCTCGTGGACGCCGCGGCGCTCCTCGCCGAGCCGGAGGCGTTCCTGGAGGAGCACTTCGGGCCGGTCACCGTGCTGGTGTCGTACCGCGACGACGAGCTCCCGGAGCTGATCGCGGCACTGCGCCCGTCCCTCACCGCGACGATCCACCGTGCCGCGGGCGAGGACGTCTCGGGACTCGCGGCCGCGCTGACCCCGATCGCCGGGCGCCTGCTCTTCGACGGCTGGCCGACCGGCGTCGCGATCGGCTGGGCGCAGCACCACGGCGGTGCGTGGCCCGCGACGACCGCGAGCGTCCACACCTCGGTCGGGGCCACGGCGATCCGCCGCTGGCTCACCCCGATCGCCTACCAGGACGCCCCGCAGGACGTCCTCCCGCCCGAGCTCCGCGACGGCAACCCGCTGGCCATCCCGCGCAGAGAGTCCTGA
- a CDS encoding acyl-CoA dehydrogenase family protein, which translates to MTTQTATAAAALDEAFSLDHLLGQEELRWRDSARRFARERIAPVIEQDFEDKHFRREFVAELGALGFLGMHLKDPGCAGAGAVAYGLVCHELEAADSGWRTFVSVQGSLAMSAISKFGSDEQKAEWLPPMARGERIGCFALTEPQGGSDPAAMTTTARRDGDDWVIEGAKRWIGLAALADVAVVWAATEDGVRGFVVPTGTPGFTATAIDGKLSMRASVQCDIVLDGVRLPASAMLPGARGLSGPFSCLNEARYGIVWGAMGAARSCLEVSIERATSREVFGRPIGATQLIQQKLADMLVEYEKGMLLALHLGRLKEAGRLTPTQISVGKLNSVREALAIAREARTILGGDGITNAFPVMRHMANLESVRTYEGTDEIHTLVLGRALTGLAAF; encoded by the coding sequence ATGACCACGCAGACCGCCACCGCCGCGGCCGCCCTCGACGAGGCGTTCAGCCTCGACCACCTGCTCGGCCAGGAGGAGCTGCGCTGGCGCGACTCCGCCCGCCGATTCGCCCGCGAGCGCATCGCGCCCGTCATCGAGCAGGACTTCGAGGACAAGCACTTCCGCCGCGAGTTCGTCGCGGAGCTCGGAGCGCTCGGCTTCCTCGGCATGCATCTGAAGGACCCCGGCTGCGCGGGCGCCGGCGCGGTCGCCTACGGCCTGGTCTGCCACGAGCTGGAGGCCGCGGACAGCGGCTGGCGCACCTTCGTCTCGGTGCAGGGCTCGCTAGCAATGAGCGCGATCTCGAAGTTCGGCTCCGACGAGCAGAAGGCCGAGTGGCTCCCGCCGATGGCCCGCGGCGAGCGCATCGGCTGCTTCGCGCTCACCGAGCCGCAGGGCGGCAGCGACCCGGCCGCGATGACCACGACCGCCCGGCGGGACGGCGATGACTGGGTGATCGAGGGCGCCAAGCGCTGGATCGGCCTGGCGGCGCTCGCCGATGTGGCGGTGGTGTGGGCGGCGACCGAGGACGGTGTGCGCGGCTTCGTCGTCCCGACCGGCACGCCCGGCTTCACCGCGACGGCCATCGACGGCAAGCTGTCCATGCGCGCGTCGGTGCAGTGCGACATCGTCCTGGACGGCGTGCGGCTGCCGGCGTCGGCGATGCTCCCGGGGGCGCGCGGGCTGTCCGGGCCGTTCTCCTGCCTGAACGAGGCGCGGTACGGGATCGTCTGGGGCGCGATGGGCGCCGCGCGCTCCTGTCTGGAGGTCTCGATCGAGCGGGCGACGTCCCGCGAGGTGTTCGGCCGGCCCATCGGCGCGACCCAGCTGATCCAGCAGAAGCTCGCCGACATGCTGGTCGAGTACGAGAAGGGGATGCTGCTCGCCCTGCACCTCGGCCGGCTCAAGGAGGCGGGGAGGCTCACCCCGACGCAGATCAGCGTCGGCAAGCTCAACAGTGTGCGGGAGGCGCTGGCCATCGCACGCGAGGCCCGCACCATCCTGGGCGGCGACGGGATCACGAACGCGTTCCCGGTGATGCGGCACATGGCGAACCTGGAGTCGGTGCGGACCTACGAGGGGACGGACGAGATCCACACCCTCGTGCTCGGGCGTGCGCTCACCGGGCTGGCGGCCTTCTGA
- a CDS encoding CaiB/BaiF CoA transferase family protein — MADGILSGLRVADFSRVLAGPYATMMLADFGADVVKIESPAGDDTRSWRPPVDEAGESTYFASVNRNKRSVVCDLGTPDGLAAARRLAETADVLVENFRPGVMERFGLDEDSLRSANPGLVYCSITGFGRAEGAALPGYDLLVQAVGGLMSITGAPDGEPSKVGVALVDVLTGQNALSGILLALRERDRTGLGSRVDVDLLGSLLAALTNQASSTLATGRSPGRLGNAHPSIAPYELFRAAHRELVVAVGNDRQFAAFATVLGVPGLAADPRFATNEERVRHRAELRAALEPALAARPAAGWVAAFTEARVPAGLVNSVGEAFAFAASLGLDPVTTTVDQETGRVSRQPATPIRLRAAPAVHRTPPPPLGAHDPHWLDVPASTERTTP; from the coding sequence ATGGCCGACGGCATCCTCTCCGGCCTGCGCGTCGCCGACTTCTCCCGGGTGCTGGCCGGTCCGTACGCGACGATGATGCTCGCCGACTTCGGCGCCGACGTCGTGAAGATCGAGAGCCCGGCGGGCGACGACACCCGGTCCTGGCGGCCGCCGGTGGACGAGGCGGGCGAGTCCACGTACTTCGCGTCGGTCAACCGGAACAAGCGCTCCGTGGTCTGCGACCTCGGCACACCGGACGGCCTCGCCGCCGCCAGGCGCCTCGCCGAGACGGCCGACGTGCTGGTGGAGAACTTCCGCCCGGGGGTGATGGAGCGCTTCGGCCTGGACGAGGACTCCCTGCGCTCGGCGAACCCCGGTCTCGTCTACTGCTCGATCACCGGGTTCGGCCGCGCCGAGGGCGCCGCGCTGCCCGGCTACGACCTGCTCGTCCAGGCCGTCGGCGGCCTCATGAGCATCACCGGAGCGCCGGACGGCGAGCCCAGCAAGGTGGGCGTCGCCCTGGTGGACGTGCTGACCGGCCAGAACGCGCTGTCCGGGATCCTGCTCGCCCTCCGCGAGCGCGACCGCACCGGGCTCGGCTCGCGCGTCGACGTCGACCTCCTCGGCTCCCTGCTCGCCGCCCTCACCAACCAGGCGTCGAGCACCCTCGCCACCGGGCGCTCCCCCGGCCGGCTCGGCAACGCGCACCCGAGCATCGCGCCGTACGAGCTGTTCCGCGCCGCCCACCGCGAGCTCGTGGTCGCCGTCGGCAACGACCGGCAGTTCGCCGCGTTCGCGACCGTGCTGGGCGTGCCCGGCCTCGCCGCCGACCCGCGGTTCGCCACCAACGAGGAACGGGTGCGCCACCGCGCCGAGCTGCGCGCCGCCCTGGAGCCCGCGCTCGCCGCGCGCCCCGCTGCCGGATGGGTCGCCGCGTTCACGGAGGCGCGCGTGCCGGCCGGACTCGTCAACAGCGTCGGCGAGGCGTTCGCGTTCGCGGCCTCCCTCGGCCTCGATCCGGTCACGACGACCGTCGACCAGGAGACCGGGCGCGTCTCCCGGCAGCCGGCCACGCCGATCCGGCTGCGCGCGGCGCCCGCCGTCCACCGCACCCCGCCGCCGCCGCTCGGCGCGCACGACCCCCACTGGCTGGACGTGCCCGCGTCCACGGAAAGGACCACGCCATGA